Proteins from one Methanobacterium formicicum genomic window:
- a CDS encoding AAA family ATPase has translation MRIQELEICNFRGIKELKLEPNGNNFLISGPNGSGKSAIVDAVDFLLTGDVSRMKGPGTKDIKLKEHAPHVTSDLKDCWVKAVVELSGIDEPVGIKREMSKPRDLICDDEYVDFLKPVQELASRGQHVLTRREILNFVTADANRRGKQIQNLLKINEVDLTRQRLVKVRNQLRNEFKNAQGNLETSKTHINSTVDTDTFDEDVILNFVNENRKILGGGLVKVLDSSTVKFDLQSPDIGSDERINLELLEKDLENLPDADFKEEIGLLQSQFKELYDKIQSDKTNPKDRLVLTQLGLKLAGDTCPLCDTSWDSDELEMHLSIKLKKLQKVREDIERLEELSTEISYQVKNKLSSISEVLKASRVLGLDTETYHLMVWEENLLRIEKVLDSDNYQGEPLSPAMDLQEIGNRIFKVADERYETTSPEQTAWDKLSRLEENLKYYEENLVKREETENALGNAEALHDAFIKSRDQVLDELYTSIKDRFVELYRQLHGSDEENFDALLTSSGAGVDFKVNFHGQGNHPPHALHSEGHQDSMGICLYLALAERLTQGYIDLIVLDDVMMSVDAPHRRQICHLLADFFKGKQFFITTHDQTWARQLRLEGVVSSKGMVELYDWQIDSGPRVNSQADMWNAIDKDLTRNDIPAAAAKLRRGSEEFFRSVCNSLRAEVKFRDNGQYELGDLLPPALKTYKNYLKKAKKAARSWDDNEEYDRLVALEKSSGEIFSRTNSENWAVNANVHYNKWADFTLSDFKPVVESFTDLYSVFKCDKCEGLLHVNVNANKVEAVRCNCNSFNWNLKGK, from the coding sequence ATGAGGATACAGGAACTGGAGATCTGTAACTTCAGAGGGATAAAAGAATTAAAACTTGAACCCAATGGGAATAACTTCCTAATTTCGGGTCCCAATGGTTCAGGAAAAAGTGCCATTGTGGATGCAGTGGACTTTCTTTTAACTGGTGATGTCTCTAGGATGAAAGGACCCGGAACCAAGGACATCAAATTGAAAGAACACGCACCCCATGTGACTTCAGATTTGAAGGATTGCTGGGTTAAAGCAGTAGTTGAGCTTTCAGGCATTGATGAACCAGTGGGAATAAAACGTGAGATGAGCAAACCTCGAGATCTTATCTGTGATGATGAATATGTTGATTTTCTAAAACCTGTCCAGGAATTAGCTTCCCGGGGGCAGCATGTATTAACCAGGCGTGAGATTCTTAACTTTGTTACCGCTGATGCCAATAGAAGGGGAAAACAAATACAAAACCTGCTTAAGATTAATGAAGTAGATCTTACCCGTCAAAGATTGGTCAAAGTTCGAAACCAGTTAAGAAATGAATTTAAAAATGCCCAGGGAAATCTGGAAACCTCAAAGACTCATATAAATAGTACGGTTGATACTGATACATTTGATGAGGATGTAATTCTCAATTTTGTAAATGAAAATAGGAAAATATTGGGTGGTGGACTAGTTAAGGTGCTTGATTCATCCACTGTTAAGTTCGACCTTCAGTCCCCAGATATTGGCTCTGATGAGAGAATCAATCTGGAGTTACTGGAAAAAGATCTTGAAAACCTTCCAGATGCTGATTTTAAAGAAGAAATAGGGTTGTTACAATCTCAATTTAAAGAGTTGTATGATAAGATTCAATCTGATAAGACTAATCCTAAAGATCGACTCGTTTTAACTCAGTTAGGTTTGAAATTAGCAGGAGATACATGCCCCTTATGTGATACTTCCTGGGATTCTGATGAACTGGAGATGCATCTATCCATAAAGTTAAAAAAACTTCAAAAAGTCCGGGAAGATATCGAAAGGTTAGAAGAATTATCTACTGAGATATCCTACCAGGTTAAAAATAAGTTGTCCAGTATTAGTGAAGTACTAAAGGCAAGTAGGGTGTTAGGATTAGACACAGAAACCTATCATCTGATGGTTTGGGAAGAGAATCTTTTAAGGATTGAGAAGGTTCTGGACTCGGATAATTATCAAGGTGAACCATTATCCCCAGCCATGGATCTTCAGGAAATAGGTAATCGAATATTTAAAGTGGCAGACGAACGTTACGAAACCACTTCCCCAGAGCAAACTGCCTGGGATAAACTCAGCCGATTGGAAGAGAACCTTAAATATTATGAAGAAAACCTTGTGAAAAGAGAAGAAACTGAAAATGCACTCGGTAATGCTGAGGCACTTCATGATGCTTTTATCAAAAGCAGGGATCAAGTCCTGGATGAATTATACACTAGTATTAAGGATCGTTTTGTAGAACTTTACAGGCAACTTCATGGTAGTGATGAGGAAAACTTTGATGCTTTACTGACATCATCTGGTGCAGGAGTTGACTTTAAAGTAAATTTCCATGGCCAAGGAAACCACCCTCCACATGCACTACACAGTGAAGGGCATCAAGATAGTATGGGAATCTGTTTATACTTAGCCTTGGCTGAGCGTCTGACACAGGGATATATTGACCTCATAGTCCTGGATGATGTGATGATGAGTGTGGATGCACCTCACAGGAGACAAATCTGCCATCTTTTAGCTGATTTCTTTAAAGGAAAGCAGTTTTTCATTACCACTCATGATCAGACGTGGGCTAGACAGCTGAGACTCGAAGGTGTGGTGAGTTCTAAAGGTATGGTGGAATTATACGATTGGCAGATTGATTCCGGACCTAGAGTGAATTCACAGGCTGATATGTGGAATGCCATAGACAAAGATCTAACAAGAAATGATATCCCTGCGGCTGCTGCTAAATTAAGGAGAGGTTCTGAAGAATTTTTCCGATCGGTATGTAATTCATTAAGAGCAGAAGTAAAATTCAGGGATAATGGCCAGTATGAATTAGGTGATCTTCTACCCCCTGCTCTTAAGACTTACAAGAATTATTTGAAGAAAGCAAAAAAAGCAGCAAGATCATGGGATGATAATGAAGAATATGATAGATTGGTTGCTTTAGAAAAATCGTCTGGTGAAATATTCAGTCGAACTAACTCTGAAAATTGGGCTGTGAATGCTAATGTTCATTATAATAAATGGGCTGATTTCACTCTTTCAGATTTTAAACCTGTAGTTGAATCATTTACTGATCTTTATTCTGTCTTCAAATGTGATAAATGCGAAGGATTGTTGCATGTAAATGTAAATGCAAACAAGGTTGAAGCTGTTAGATGTAACTGTAATAGTTTTAATTGGAATTTAAAGGGTAAATAG
- a CDS encoding DEAD/DEAH box helicase family protein yields the protein MKNKSYYYNEFDLKEEFSSLSSKTTEQFQEDAINKLTDWFNQNHKPYSGGVLAIPTGGGKTFVASRFLSLGPLSNGYKVLWLAHTHHLLEQAYTTVGEEIGHTNPSRDKLSLRVVSGTKNHYKMRDISENDDIIFATLQTITRSYKKEFKHPSIEKFLESTDGKLFVIFDEAHHAPAYTYRQLILSLRQRFPKMHILGMTATPTRTDVKKGISKTEKEKLERIKNVQDGRLKELFPQGNLYRISMHNLIALNILAKPIFEPPKYTNYEVEITNEDLNKLKNNNKVPEHIITRLASYAPRSEFIADTYAQNQDRYEQTIVFADRREQCVQLCDYLKKKNVKAGYIFSQGKEEGGSFQRTDEENRKVLEDFRNGNIDVIVNIRMLTEGTDVPKAKTVFLTRQTLSEILMTQMVGRALRGPKFGGKKNAFIVPFIDDWKHKILWVPPEIVKGEISVTPPPPPPPVVLEFVSFEAIKKISDELYTGDFIFESYLKKFIPIGWYQTEFKGTEDSGDNTITLRDLVMVFDQEKPYFDKFIQELNKLDISNYRSPDTKFKSKKSELRTWYDTFFSEIEEPDDNDLRNLFNITSHVAQNEVEPIFFEFENREANDMDALVANFSSMNLKMGELIEKVKNEFQRSDRYWNSIYPNEDQFLKHFLIRLVASEKEEEKDKDDKFISSNEFTEKTELEKLKSIDLNIRKEACDNLLSIGKDCELKEETIEAVFDISRRDSEQEIRQSAQNTLNKVERKLLPVERSEIIRRDGDACLCCGERNYLQIDHIKPKWIKIDNSYENLQTLCKFCNGLKGTKTINFLENETKLHIKPSEPPSFKDIYYMDRLSDVTNLELWKKILKRQINFFYQCNAVDSVNIGKRGYNLRNWEIRLYSGNDPDWIKTHLDYLAKEILFLRDRYNLKGPNMIKIVD from the coding sequence GTGAAAAATAAATCTTACTATTATAATGAATTTGATTTAAAAGAAGAATTTTCGAGTTTATCATCTAAAACTACTGAACAATTCCAAGAAGATGCTATAAACAAGTTAACGGATTGGTTCAATCAGAACCATAAACCTTATTCAGGAGGTGTTTTAGCAATACCTACTGGCGGAGGTAAAACCTTTGTTGCTAGCCGTTTTCTGAGTTTAGGACCACTTTCAAATGGATATAAAGTCTTATGGTTAGCTCATACTCATCATCTTTTAGAACAAGCCTATACAACAGTTGGCGAAGAAATTGGTCACACCAATCCTTCTAGAGATAAATTATCTTTAAGAGTTGTTTCAGGAACTAAAAATCATTATAAAATGCGTGATATTAGCGAAAATGATGATATAATTTTTGCAACCCTTCAAACAATTACAAGATCATACAAAAAAGAATTCAAACATCCAAGTATTGAAAAATTTTTAGAATCTACAGATGGAAAATTATTTGTAATTTTTGACGAAGCTCATCATGCCCCTGCTTATACATATAGGCAGTTGATACTTTCCCTTAGACAAAGATTCCCAAAAATGCATATATTAGGAATGACTGCAACCCCAACCAGAACTGACGTCAAAAAGGGAATTTCTAAGACGGAAAAAGAAAAATTGGAAAGAATTAAAAACGTTCAAGATGGCAGACTAAAAGAACTCTTTCCACAAGGGAATCTGTATAGAATTAGCATGCATAATTTAATTGCTTTAAATATTCTAGCAAAACCTATTTTTGAACCGCCAAAATATACCAACTACGAAGTTGAGATTACTAATGAAGATTTAAACAAATTAAAGAATAATAATAAAGTTCCGGAACATATAATAACTAGATTAGCTTCATACGCCCCTAGAAGTGAGTTTATTGCAGATACCTATGCTCAAAATCAAGACAGATATGAACAAACAATCGTTTTTGCAGACCGCAGAGAACAATGCGTTCAACTATGTGACTACCTTAAAAAAAAGAATGTGAAAGCAGGTTATATTTTCTCACAGGGAAAAGAAGAAGGTGGAAGCTTTCAAAGAACAGATGAAGAAAACAGGAAAGTGTTGGAAGACTTTAGAAATGGAAATATAGATGTAATTGTAAATATTCGGATGTTAACAGAAGGAACTGATGTTCCTAAAGCTAAGACTGTATTTCTCACTCGTCAAACTCTTAGTGAAATTTTAATGACACAAATGGTAGGAAGGGCATTAAGAGGGCCTAAATTTGGTGGGAAAAAGAATGCATTTATTGTACCGTTCATAGATGACTGGAAACACAAAATTTTATGGGTGCCCCCAGAGATTGTGAAAGGTGAAATTTCGGTTACTCCCCCACCTCCACCACCACCTGTTGTATTGGAATTTGTATCATTTGAAGCAATTAAAAAAATATCTGATGAGTTATATACAGGAGATTTCATCTTTGAATCCTATTTGAAAAAATTTATTCCTATTGGATGGTATCAAACTGAATTTAAAGGAACAGAAGACAGTGGGGATAATACCATAACATTAAGGGATCTAGTAATGGTATTTGATCAAGAAAAACCTTATTTCGACAAATTCATTCAAGAACTTAATAAACTTGACATAAGTAACTACAGGAGTCCAGATACTAAGTTTAAATCTAAAAAATCTGAATTGAGAACTTGGTATGATACCTTCTTCAGTGAAATAGAAGAACCTGATGATAATGATTTGAGAAATCTTTTCAATATTACAAGTCATGTTGCTCAAAATGAAGTCGAACCAATCTTCTTTGAATTTGAAAATAGAGAAGCAAATGATATGGACGCTCTAGTTGCTAATTTCAGTTCAATGAATCTAAAGATGGGCGAATTAATTGAAAAAGTGAAAAATGAGTTCCAAAGAAGCGATCGTTATTGGAATTCAATATATCCTAATGAAGATCAGTTTTTAAAACATTTCTTAATCCGTTTAGTAGCTTCAGAAAAAGAAGAAGAGAAAGATAAAGATGATAAATTTATTAGCTCAAATGAATTTACTGAAAAGACTGAACTAGAAAAACTAAAGAGTATAGATCTTAATATTCGAAAAGAAGCATGTGATAATTTATTGTCCATTGGTAAGGATTGTGAATTAAAAGAAGAAACAATTGAAGCCGTTTTTGATATTTCTAGAAGAGATTCTGAACAAGAAATAAGACAAAGCGCTCAAAATACTCTTAATAAAGTTGAACGGAAATTATTACCCGTTGAAAGAAGTGAAATCATTAGAAGAGATGGTGATGCATGTTTATGTTGTGGTGAAAGAAATTATTTGCAAATTGACCATATTAAACCAAAATGGATAAAGATTGATAATTCCTATGAAAATCTGCAAACATTGTGCAAATTTTGTAATGGTTTGAAGGGAACCAAAACTATTAATTTCCTTGAGAATGAGACTAAACTACACATTAAACCTTCAGAACCTCCCTCTTTTAAAGATATTTATTATATGGATCGACTTAGCGATGTTACAAATCTAGAACTATGGAAAAAGATCCTGAAAAGACAAATAAACTTTTTTTATCAGTGCAATGCAGTGGATTCCGTGAACATCGGTAAAAGAGGATATAATCTTCGTAATTGGGAAATCAGATTATATTCAGGAAATGATCCTGATTGGATTAAAACTCATCTTGATTATTTGGCTAAAGAAATACTCTTCCTTAGAGATCGTTATAATCTTAAGGGGCCCAATATGATAAAAATCGTTGATTAA
- a CDS encoding type III restriction-modification system endonuclease: MKLKFDPNLEYQDEAISAIVDLFEGQNSMQSYFTVPGVQVGLYDAGQGIGNRLEISNDDILENLKKVQLQNFLAPSETLSPNNLNFDIEMETGTGKTYVYLKTVFELNKKYGFTKFIIVVPSIAIKEGVYKAIQMTRDHFKGLYDNVIYDSFIYDSQKLEQVRNFAVNSNIQIMIINIDAFRRSFTDPTKETKANIIHRENDKLSGMKPIELIQETNPIVIIDEPQSTSATVKAKEAIASLNPLCTLQYSATHKEIHNLVYKLDAIDAYDKGLVKQIEVASFESADYHNKAYLKLVSVDNKKSPITAKIEIDSFNKGKTKRKTVTVKQGDDLSSRKLGNREIYEGYVVNEIYCEEGNEYVDFTNREDVLAIGKPVGDIDDLLIKRQQIRKTIEEHLNKELKLNPLGIKVLSLFFIDKVANYRYYDEEGNPQKGIYAEIFEEEYKKVISKQKYSTLLKEIDLETPADGVHNGYFSQDKKGVLKDTRGNTLADDDTYSLIMKDKEKLLSFDSKLRFIFSHSALREGWDNPNVFQICTLNETRSTIKKRQEIGRGLRLCVNQEGERIKDNQINTLTVMANESYEDFAKTLQKEIEDDEGIKFGIIQKHTFASISFENDKGELEHLGSQASEEIFNHFKDKGYIDAKGKVQDELKIAIKQKAVEIPEKYQQFKEDIEAAARKLTKKLDIKNLNDKKEVKINKQVYLSEEFKAFWDKIKYKTTYAVDFDSQELINNCSKAMDENLDVKTPKLIYTKAGLLIKGKGIESFEKQHGVVHSEEDEILLPDIITFLQNETYLTRRTLVDILIKSDTLKQFKRNPQQYMEDTLKIISSQMNHMIVDGIKYTKIGDSEYYAQELFNETELFGYLSKNMLESERSVYDHVIYDSEIEKGFAERFEEDENIILYAKLPPWFKIPTPLGSYNPDWAVLLDKEGEQKLYFVLETKGNVDIGSLRQTEADKIKCGKKHFEALSQDVEFKAVDNFNSFIENI; encoded by the coding sequence GTGAAACTTAAATTTGATCCTAATTTAGAATATCAGGATGAAGCTATATCGGCTATTGTGGATTTATTTGAAGGCCAAAATTCCATGCAATCCTATTTTACTGTTCCGGGTGTTCAAGTTGGTCTTTATGATGCTGGGCAAGGTATAGGAAATAGATTAGAAATCAGTAACGATGACATATTAGAAAACCTTAAAAAAGTTCAATTACAGAATTTTTTAGCTCCCAGTGAAACTTTAAGTCCCAATAATCTTAATTTTGATATTGAAATGGAAACCGGGACTGGAAAAACCTATGTTTACCTTAAAACAGTATTTGAGCTAAATAAAAAATATGGTTTTACCAAATTCATTATTGTAGTTCCCAGCATAGCCATTAAAGAAGGAGTTTATAAGGCCATCCAGATGACCAGGGATCATTTCAAAGGGTTATATGATAATGTAATTTATGATTCATTTATTTATGATAGTCAAAAGCTGGAACAGGTCAGAAACTTTGCAGTTAACAGCAATATTCAAATAATGATTATTAATATTGACGCTTTCCGTAGAAGCTTCACTGATCCTACCAAAGAAACCAAAGCTAATATTATTCACCGCGAAAATGATAAATTAAGCGGTATGAAGCCTATTGAACTGATCCAAGAAACTAATCCTATAGTTATTATTGATGAACCTCAATCCACTTCAGCAACTGTCAAAGCTAAGGAAGCAATCGCTTCTTTAAATCCTCTTTGTACTTTACAATACTCAGCAACCCATAAAGAAATTCACAACTTAGTATATAAGTTGGATGCCATTGATGCCTATGATAAGGGGTTGGTTAAGCAAATTGAAGTAGCCTCCTTTGAATCAGCTGATTATCATAATAAAGCTTATTTAAAATTAGTCTCGGTGGACAATAAGAAATCACCTATCACTGCTAAAATTGAGATAGATAGTTTCAATAAAGGTAAAACTAAGCGGAAAACTGTCACTGTAAAACAGGGTGATGATCTTTCCTCTAGAAAACTCGGAAATAGGGAAATCTATGAAGGGTATGTAGTCAATGAAATCTATTGTGAAGAAGGAAATGAATATGTAGATTTCACCAATAGAGAGGATGTTCTCGCCATTGGAAAGCCTGTAGGAGATATTGATGATTTACTTATTAAACGTCAACAAATCCGTAAAACCATAGAAGAACATCTTAACAAGGAGTTAAAACTAAATCCTTTAGGTATAAAGGTTCTAAGCCTATTCTTTATCGATAAAGTGGCTAATTACCGTTACTATGATGAGGAAGGCAATCCTCAAAAAGGAATTTATGCTGAAATATTTGAAGAAGAATACAAGAAAGTAATCAGTAAACAAAAATACAGCACCTTACTTAAAGAAATAGATTTAGAAACACCTGCGGATGGAGTTCATAATGGTTATTTCTCCCAGGATAAGAAAGGAGTCCTTAAAGACACTAGGGGAAACACCTTAGCTGATGATGACACTTACAGCTTGATAATGAAAGATAAAGAGAAGCTTTTAAGTTTTGATAGTAAGCTCAGATTCATATTTTCTCATTCAGCCCTACGTGAAGGTTGGGATAATCCAAATGTATTCCAGATTTGTACCTTAAATGAAACTAGATCCACCATCAAAAAAAGACAGGAAATTGGAAGAGGTTTAAGGTTATGTGTAAATCAGGAAGGGGAAAGAATCAAGGATAATCAGATTAACACCCTCACAGTCATGGCCAATGAAAGTTATGAAGACTTTGCCAAGACCCTGCAAAAAGAAATTGAGGATGATGAAGGAATTAAATTCGGAATCATTCAAAAACATACCTTTGCCAGTATCAGCTTTGAAAATGACAAGGGCGAATTAGAGCACCTGGGAAGTCAGGCTTCGGAGGAGATATTCAATCATTTCAAAGATAAAGGTTATATTGATGCCAAAGGTAAGGTTCAGGATGAATTAAAGATTGCCATAAAACAGAAAGCCGTGGAAATTCCTGAAAAATACCAACAATTCAAAGAAGATATTGAAGCTGCGGCCCGTAAACTTACCAAGAAACTAGATATTAAAAACCTTAATGATAAAAAAGAAGTCAAGATAAATAAGCAAGTCTATTTAAGTGAGGAATTCAAGGCTTTCTGGGATAAGATCAAATATAAAACCACCTATGCCGTTGATTTCGATAGCCAAGAACTAATTAATAACTGTTCTAAAGCCATGGACGAGAATTTAGATGTTAAAACACCTAAACTCATTTATACTAAAGCCGGATTACTTATCAAAGGTAAAGGTATTGAATCATTTGAAAAACAGCATGGAGTAGTTCATTCTGAAGAAGATGAGATATTATTACCGGATATAATAACCTTTTTACAAAATGAGACCTATTTAACCCGTAGAACATTGGTGGATATCTTAATTAAAAGTGATACATTAAAGCAATTTAAGAGAAATCCTCAACAATATATGGAAGATACTCTAAAGATTATTTCCTCTCAAATGAATCATATGATAGTGGATGGGATTAAATACACCAAAATTGGGGATAGTGAATATTATGCCCAAGAATTATTTAACGAAACTGAACTCTTTGGTTATTTATCGAAAAATATGTTAGAAAGTGAACGTTCAGTTTACGACCATGTTATATATGATTCTGAGATTGAAAAAGGGTTTGCAGAAAGATTTGAGGAAGATGAAAATATTATATTATATGCTAAACTTCCGCCATGGTTTAAAATTCCAACTCCTTTGGGATCATATAATCCTGACTGGGCTGTGCTTTTAGATAAAGAGGGTGAACAAAAGTTATACTTTGTCCTGGAAACTAAGGGAAATGTTGACATTGGATCATTAAGACAAACTGAAGCAGACAAAATAAAGTGTGGTAAAAAGCACTTTGAAGCACTAAGTCAGGACGTTGAATTCAAAGCCGTGGATAATTTCAATAGCTTTATTGAAAATATCTAA
- a CDS encoding site-specific DNA-methyltransferase, with protein sequence MQETQLNGESLDIVSENVSELKELFPEIVTEDKIDFDKLREVLGKYTEDDYERYNFTWKGKSAALRLAQTPSTGTLRPCKEESKNWDTTENLYIEGDNLEVLKLLQKSYYGKIKMIYIDPPYNTGNDFVYPDNYHDNMQNYLEITGQVDNDLKKISNNSDISGRYHTNWLNMIYPRLRLSRNLLSDDGVIFISIGDNEIDNLKKISSEIFGEENFVAVFSRVMKKGSSMGKFVSPSIDYILCYTKNVSLNKGFVFPQNENYIKQFKNQDEIGKYKTSGLFQGSLDPLRGCKNQRYYVKCPDGSLAIPPGNIFPKIKKDGEKVVPKTRDDKVWRWSADSYLIEKKNLVFKKSKNSPLINENGEKSQWNIFTKQYYKSQEESKVVPGTIIEDAMNSKASQELKSLKIPFDFAKPTQLIKYLSIISRVKKNEIVIDFFSGSATTADSLMQLNVQDGGNRKFIMVQLPEKIDKNDDTYKEGYENICEIGKERIRRAGDKIVSEMNQNGQTSLDSKTNNNLDIGFKVFKLDSSNLSKWDPEYDNLEQTLLDSVKNLVPGRNELDLVYEIMLKYGIDLTLPIEEYQIKDKKFYSIGFGALIVCLDDNLTSTLASEIIKLKDDLSPEVMRVVFKDNGFASDSDKTNIKETLKTNGIEEFVTI encoded by the coding sequence ATGCAAGAGACTCAACTTAATGGGGAAAGCTTAGATATAGTTTCAGAAAACGTTTCCGAGCTAAAAGAACTATTTCCCGAAATTGTAACTGAAGATAAAATTGATTTTGATAAACTAAGAGAAGTTTTAGGAAAATATACAGAAGACGATTATGAACGTTATAATTTTACTTGGAAAGGTAAGTCTGCGGCTTTACGTCTTGCTCAAACTCCTTCAACAGGAACTTTACGGCCGTGTAAAGAGGAAAGTAAGAATTGGGATACAACTGAGAATCTTTATATTGAGGGGGATAATCTTGAAGTTCTTAAATTGCTTCAGAAGAGTTATTATGGTAAAATAAAGATGATCTATATAGATCCGCCTTATAATACTGGTAATGATTTTGTTTATCCAGATAATTACCATGATAACATGCAAAATTACTTAGAAATAACTGGCCAAGTTGATAACGATCTAAAAAAAATCTCAAATAATTCAGATATTAGTGGAAGGTATCATACAAATTGGCTAAATATGATTTATCCACGTTTAAGACTTTCTAGAAATTTACTAAGTGATGATGGCGTTATTTTCATAAGTATTGGTGATAATGAGATAGATAACCTTAAGAAGATTTCCAGTGAAATATTTGGGGAAGAAAATTTTGTCGCTGTGTTTTCAAGAGTTATGAAAAAGGGCAGTAGTATGGGAAAATTTGTTAGTCCATCTATAGATTATATTCTTTGTTATACTAAAAATGTGTCTTTAAATAAAGGATTTGTTTTTCCTCAAAATGAAAATTATATAAAACAATTCAAAAATCAGGATGAAATTGGAAAATATAAAACCAGCGGATTGTTCCAAGGATCATTAGATCCTCTAAGAGGATGTAAAAACCAAAGATATTATGTTAAATGTCCTGATGGGTCTTTGGCTATTCCTCCTGGAAATATTTTTCCTAAAATTAAAAAAGACGGTGAAAAAGTTGTTCCGAAGACTAGAGATGATAAAGTTTGGCGATGGTCTGCAGATTCTTATTTAATTGAGAAAAAAAATTTAGTATTCAAAAAATCTAAAAATAGTCCACTTATTAATGAGAATGGAGAAAAATCACAGTGGAACATCTTTACAAAGCAATATTATAAGTCTCAAGAAGAAAGTAAAGTAGTTCCGGGAACTATTATTGAAGATGCTATGAATTCTAAAGCCTCACAAGAATTAAAGTCACTGAAAATACCTTTTGATTTTGCAAAACCAACTCAATTAATTAAATATTTGTCAATAATTAGTAGGGTTAAAAAAAATGAAATTGTAATAGATTTTTTTTCAGGATCTGCAACTACTGCAGATTCCTTAATGCAATTAAATGTTCAAGATGGGGGTAATCGTAAGTTTATAATGGTCCAATTACCGGAAAAAATTGATAAAAACGATGATACTTATAAAGAAGGTTACGAGAATATCTGTGAGATTGGTAAAGAACGTATTCGACGAGCAGGAGATAAAATTGTTTCTGAAATGAATCAAAATGGCCAAACTTCACTAGATTCTAAAACTAATAATAATTTAGATATTGGATTTAAAGTTTTCAAACTTGATTCATCTAATTTATCCAAATGGGATCCTGAATACGATAATCTAGAACAGACTTTATTAGATAGTGTAAAAAATCTCGTTCCAGGCCGCAACGAACTTGATTTAGTCTATGAAATAATGCTCAAGTATGGAATTGATCTCACATTACCAATTGAAGAATATCAGATCAAAGATAAAAAATTCTATTCTATCGGATTTGGGGCCTTAATCGTCTGTTTAGATGATAATTTAACATCAACATTAGCTTCTGAAATCATTAAATTAAAAGATGATCTTTCCCCTGAAGTCATGCGTGTCGTCTTTAAGGATAATGGTTTTGCCAGTGATAGTGACAAGACAAACATCAAAGAAACTCTTAAAACAAATGGAATCGAGGAATTTGTAACAATATAG
- a CDS encoding DUF4391 domain-containing protein: MSKLTDFIEIPKNCEVGNKIHKKLFFENASMSKADKDIFTKNINRIIWDYSLKPENTNIKPFSSDIREYNEVEFISVNLRSPSKTKRIAEIVMRTIPYPMVLSFEKTNEIRLFAGHMRFNKADKSKNTIDEFIFTDWIDLDNLDENDIALFEDLKLKNLNFTNFLTFYNCIIENIIRYNVSKISTISSDIGVYELKNIYDEINNINNKIELIKGKIKKETQFNRIVEFNMEIKILKDKRERLRGRLN, translated from the coding sequence GTGTCTAAATTAACAGATTTTATCGAAATTCCCAAAAACTGTGAAGTAGGCAATAAGATACATAAAAAACTCTTTTTTGAAAATGCCAGTATGAGTAAAGCTGATAAAGATATCTTTACCAAAAATATTAATCGCATAATCTGGGATTACTCCCTAAAACCTGAAAATACCAATATAAAACCATTTAGCAGTGATATTAGGGAATATAATGAAGTTGAGTTCATCAGTGTCAATTTAAGATCTCCAAGTAAAACTAAGCGTATAGCAGAGATAGTAATGCGTACCATTCCATACCCCATGGTTCTATCATTTGAAAAAACTAATGAGATTCGTTTATTTGCGGGTCACATGCGATTTAACAAAGCAGACAAAAGTAAGAATACTATTGATGAATTTATTTTCACCGACTGGATTGATCTTGATAATTTAGATGAAAATGATATTGCATTATTTGAAGACCTTAAACTGAAGAATTTGAACTTCACTAATTTTCTTACTTTTTATAATTGCATTATTGAGAATATAATTCGTTATAATGTTTCTAAAATTTCCACTATATCTTCAGATATTGGAGTTTATGAATTAAAGAATATTTATGATGAGATAAATAATATTAATAATAAAATAGAACTTATTAAGGGAAAAATAAAAAAAGAGACACAATTTAATCGTATTGTTGAATTTAATATGGAAATTAAAATTTTAAAGGATAAAAGGGAAAGATTAAGGGGTAGGTTGAATTAA